The window TCTATGTGCTGCGCTCTCCGGTGCGCGACGCGCTGCGTGCTTTCTTGCAAGCTCATGGCATTGCGACCGATGTGCATTACCCCGTTGCTGATCACCTGCAGCCCGCCTACTCGCATGCCCATCTGGTGGGTGCGCTGGAGGTCACGCAGGCCGCCTGCGCGGAGGTGGTTTCCTTGCCATGTTACCCCGGGATGTCACAAGCCGATGTGGACCGCGTCATTGGTGTTGTGCAGGCGTTTTTTATGCAGGACAAAGGCCCAGCGTGCTGAGTCTCGTTGTCCCTGTGTACCGTAACGAAGAGTCTCTGCCTGATTTGCTCGCCGCGGTGCAAGGCCTGAGCGAGCAGCTTAGCGGAGCCATGGAAACCATTTTCGTGGTAGATGGTAGCCCTGACAGGTCGTACGAAATTCTACGAGAGCGCTTGGCACAGTGTGCGTTCCGCTCGCGCCTGGTTTTGCTCACACGCAATTTTGGCTCCTTTGCGGCCATCCGCGCGGGGCTCGAAATTGCTGATGGGCCGTATTTCGCGGTGATGGCCGCTGATCTGCAAGAGCCCCCCGAACTGGTGCTGCAAATGTATGGCATCCTCGCGCAAGATCAGGCAGACATTGTGGTGGCCGTGCGCGAGGCGCGCATGGAGCCGTTGCTCAAGCGCTTGCCTGCGCAAATTTTCTGGGGCTTGTACCGCCGCTACGTCGTTCCTGACGTGCCACCCGGCGGTGTGGATGTGTTTGCCTGTAATCGCGTTTTTCGCGATACGCTCATGCAGCTGGAAGAACGCCACAGCTCGCTGATCGCGCAAATTTTTTGGCTGGGTTTCAGGCGCCGGCAAGTGCCCTACGTGCGCCAGCCGCGCCAACATGGCAAATCGGCCTGGACACTGCGTAAGAAAATCAACTACCTCATGGACAGCGTTTTTGCCTTTACCGACTTGCCCATACGCCTGCTGGTTCGGGGCGGCGCCATGGGGGCAGCGGCTGCCGCAATAGTGGGGCTGATCGTTGCGGTGGCGCGGGCTATAGGTGCAATCACGGTGCCAGGCTATGCCATGACCATGTTGATGATTGTGTTCTTTGGCGCGCTCAATCTGCTGAGTTTGGGCATCGTCGGGTCTTATGCTTGGCGAGCCTATGAAAACACCAAGGCCCGTCCGCTGGCCATCCGCTTGCGCGTCGAAACCTTCAACTCCCTTGAATCCCGCGTATCTTCCCATGGCTGACGCATTTGTTCATCCTCAGGCTCTGTGCGAGAGCCCTCATCTGGGCGCAGGAACGCGTGTCTGGGCCTTTGCGCATCTATTGCCCGGCGCGCGCGTTGGCGCTGACTGCAATATCTGCGACCACGTGTTTATCGAAAACGATGTCGTTTTGGGTGACCGCGTCACCATCAAATGTGGCGTGCAGTTGTGGGATGGCGTACGTCTGGAAAACGACGTGTTTGTCGGCCCCAATGCCACTTTCACGAATGATATTTTTCCGCGCAGCAAACAGTATCCGCAGGCGTTCGCGCATACCCATGTGCGTCGCGGAGCGTCTATCGGCGCCAACGCCACTATCCTGCCGGGCGTGACTATTGGCGCGAGCGCCATGGTGGGGGCTGGGGCCGTCGTAACCCACGACGTGCCCCCCAATGCCGTGGTGGTTGGCAATCCAGCGAAGATCGTCGGCTATGTGGATCCAGCTTCACATGCCGCCGGCGAACAGGCCGATAGTTCTGCTGCGACCATGCCT of the Acidovorax sp. 107 genome contains:
- a CDS encoding glycosyltransferase family 2 protein; protein product: MLSLVVPVYRNEESLPDLLAAVQGLSEQLSGAMETIFVVDGSPDRSYEILRERLAQCAFRSRLVLLTRNFGSFAAIRAGLEIADGPYFAVMAADLQEPPELVLQMYGILAQDQADIVVAVREARMEPLLKRLPAQIFWGLYRRYVVPDVPPGGVDVFACNRVFRDTLMQLEERHSSLIAQIFWLGFRRRQVPYVRQPRQHGKSAWTLRKKINYLMDSVFAFTDLPIRLLVRGGAMGAAAAAIVGLIVAVARAIGAITVPGYAMTMLMIVFFGALNLLSLGIVGSYAWRAYENTKARPLAIRLRVETFNSLESRVSSHG
- a CDS encoding WxcM-like domain-containing protein translates to MADAFVHPQALCESPHLGAGTRVWAFAHLLPGARVGADCNICDHVFIENDVVLGDRVTIKCGVQLWDGVRLENDVFVGPNATFTNDIFPRSKQYPQAFAHTHVRRGASIGANATILPGVTIGASAMVGAGAVVTHDVPPNAVVVGNPAKIVGYVDPASHAAGEQADSSAATMPAIGVRSTRVRGVTLHILRQVVDMRGSLSVAELGQDVPFEARRYFLVFDVPSIEIRGEHAHLQCAQFLVAVKGSVHVVADDGRCREEFVLSHPSQGLLLPPMTWGIQYRYSSDAVLLVLASERYDAADYVRDYDAFLALVHSQPFGS